Proteins co-encoded in one Babylonia areolata isolate BAREFJ2019XMU chromosome 5, ASM4173473v1, whole genome shotgun sequence genomic window:
- the LOC143282426 gene encoding uncharacterized protein LOC143282426, with translation MYRYQNDKARYNGRLDAHLESRLRRHEQFFLENLHSEELIETQSMKDVFNVYDKNAIKLAFTKTEKNKKLFNILLCKTPEGFEHFLQALLETGQAEAYDKLSKSEEAGITTEETAVQTENVTGNEGEEEQAAEEEEQAAEEEEQAAAEEEGASGGRPPSSPNWPLSPTFEAAEEQKEQRQKLMAVEKRVDSLAESVEGLTSQVRESNRRMEESEEKRDAKLEKLQESLEARETLLLVASKQIEDLRCKIAEVERDKSQALKEANRTIDHMTQEMAKLKTEKEQLEAEVQRLTWGNQQLRGDIQKLKMEKLDVQNQLKTQAEELRQVKATNSKLEEKLTKNDETLKFFVNKVEKIEMKVSSSQPRAKKPPKRGRRASPTSSTEENPRPQQQTQRKRVLEPTKQCLSRPNSRK, from the coding sequence ATGTACAGGTATCAAAATGACAAAGCTCGCTACAACGGAAGACTCGACGCTCACCTGGAGAGTCGTCTTAGGCGACATGAACAGTTCTTTCTCGAGAATCTCCACAGCGAAGAACTCATCGAAACTCAAAGCATGAAAGACGTGTTCAATGTGTATGACAAGAATGCCATCAAACTGGCCTTTaccaaaacagaaaagaacaagaagctCTTTAATATATTGCTCTGCAAGACTCCTGAAGGATTCGAACACTTTCTGCAAGCTTTACTCGAGACAGGACAGGCTGAAGCATACGATAAGCTTTCCAAGTCGGAAGAGGCTGGCATCACAACGGAAGAGACGGCCGTGCAAACAGAGAATGTTACCgggaatgaaggagaagaagaacaagcagcagaagaagaagaacaagcagcagaagaagaagaacaagcagcagcagaagaagaaggagcatcaGGAGGCAGGCCGCCATCATCCCCAAACTGGCCCCTGTCTCCCACGTTTGAGGCAGCGGAAGAGCAAAAAGAGCAGCGGCAAAAACTCATGGCCGTAGAAAAGAGGGTGGACTCCCTGGCAGAATCTGTCGAGGGTCTGACATCACAAGTCCGCGAATCAAACCGGAGGATGGAGGAATCGGAAGAGAAGCGTGACGCCAAGCTGGAAAAGCTGCAGGAGTCCCTGGAAGCGAGGGAGACCCTGCTTCTCGTCGCCTCCAAACAGATCGAGGACCTTCGCTGCAAAATagcggaggtggagagagacaaatCCCAGGCACTGAAAGAAGCGAACCGAACCATTGATCACATGACTCAGGAGATGGCAAAACTCAAAACGGAAAAGGAACAACTTGAGGCTGAAGTCCAACGTTTGACCTGGGGCAACCAACAGCTCCGCGGCGACATCCAGAAGCTGAAGATGGAGAAACTGGACGTTCAGAACCAGCTGAAGACGCAGGCTGAAGAACTGAGACAGGTGAAGGCCACTAACAGCAAACTGGAGGAAAAACTGACAAAGAACGATGAAACTCTGAAGTTTTTCGTCAACAAAGTGGAAAAGATCGAAATGAAGGTGAGTTCCAGCCAGCCAAGGGCCAAGAAACCTCCGAAACGGGGAAGGAGAGCCAGTCCCACCTCATCCACCGAAGAGAACCCCAGGCCACAACAGCAGACTCAGAGGAAGCGTGTTTTGGAGCCAACAAAGCAGTGTTTGTCCAGGCCCAACTCCAGAAAATAG